ACCAATTCATTCAGTGAAAACTGTGTTAGAAATATGGTTTGAGCGTGTCTTCATCAGTTTTATTCACATTGTCTGAATGGGCCCTAAAGTTAATTAGTCATATACTTCTACATGATGGATTTATGTGTCGAATGCTTTAATTGCAGCATGCAGTTGGCTATGTTTCTGGGCAGCAATTTTTTGGAGCCAAGGCTGGGTTAAACGTTTGGTCACCTGAGGTGAATAACCCCAATGAGTTCAGCTTATCTCAGATGTGGGTTATCTCTGGTGCATTTGGGGAAGATCTCAACACCATTGAAGCTGGCTGGCAAGTTAGTATTCTTTCTCTATTCCAAAACCAAGagtgtatgtaatatatatatatatatatatatatatatagagagagagagagagagagagagagagagagagagagagaaagaaaaccatTGTCATGGAAGGAATTATATAAACAGCGACTCCTATATAGACTCAATATTATATTAATGAATAACAGATATTTTGTCCTATGCTGCAGGTTAGTCCCGAGTTATACGGAGACAGTCATCCTCGTTTTTTCACCTATTGGACGGTAAGTAATGGACTGAGAAGCGTTCAATTGGGGCACGTTTTCGTTTGTTTCATACTTCTTTTATACATCATTATTACAAGTGCAAAGAGAAgatcaacacacacacacacacacatatatatatatatatataacaacatgCATATATTTTTAGACAATGGCGTCTTGAAATTGGCATTGAAGAAGCTTTGCAGCTTTTTCAGCCACCTGAAGCTGTTTCAAGTGAATTGAGCTGTACTCATATGCTATATTAATGTCCACAAATATATCTTTGAAAAAGATTGCAAAAATTTGATCTTGTGGATTGAATTTCGTAAAATGAATTTATTTAGTCTGTCTGCATTCGCATAAAGAGATAAAGTTTAATCTGAATATTAGATtgtcgatttttttttcaatcatatatatTTAAGGATTTTGAGCACGTTTGTGTAGTTGAATTCATTGCACACAAATTGAGCTGAGAAAAAACTGATCTCCCTGCTTTTCGATATCACaattgaactctctctctctctctctctaaaactgTTGCTAAATTCATtataaatcattgaaataatgTAATTGTGGCTAAAACCCCCTACCGATACAAACCTTTTAGTCACTGGCAACATCCGGCAGCCTGTTGGttgcattttctttatatatatataaagtcttCGGTGAAAACCTTTGCTTTTCGAATATTGAATCAAAATGGTTGTCAGCCaattgactttcaaaatgtcTCGGTGCCTATTTCGTGTTATAATTATAAGTTGATCGAATTCCTGCAAAGAAATGATTCCCATGGATTCAAACTGCAGAAAGAAATaatccaaaagaatgaaatatctGCTGAACTTTTAAAATGAGAAGTGAAGGACATGTGACCATATTAGTGGATTTTTCTACCAAACTTCCATGATGATATGATCCAAACAAAACGACCATGTTGCCTCTGTTTTTATTTGAgaatttaagatttttaaacAAGATAATCATTGTTTTCAAAATAGTACACGACTTTATAAGAATAACTAAAATGGGTTCGCAAGATAATTATAAAATGATTTGGGTCTCAACGTGCTACATCTATGCTATGTGATGTGGACCTCAATGCACTGCAATGCTCATgacttaacattttttttttttcatggaatcACATTTAAAGATCATCATCGTCGAACTAAATTCTGAGATGGAGTACGGGGCCGTTGTGATAAAGATGTATTGACGAGGACTATCTTTGTAATTTTCTTGCAGACTGATGCTTACCAAACGACTGGATGTTACAACCTGCTGTGCTCCGGCTTCATTCAGACCAACAACAGGATCGCCATTGGTGCAGCCATCTCTCCCCTCTCCATTTATGCTGGCAGACAGTTTGATATTAGCCTCACCGTTTGGAAGGTAAAAATTGTCACAAattcccctttctctctcttgttctctctctctctctctctctctctatatatatatatatatatatgaaaggttatttttacttttaaaagtCACCCAACTATCTAATTAGAGTTATCTTCTCTATTAGGATGGAtgattatgagaaagagaaggaaaaaaaatgatgaatatttttattgtcTAATTAATTAGttcacatatttttcttcttgtttttctctcaaggATCCATCTGTTTTAAATGGATGATAGTAGTTAGATGGGTAGGTAACTCTAAATAGTtggaaactatatatatatataatgaaaaatgtATACTTAAATTTTATCAATGGTGTCTGCTATTGATCTATAGTCTTAAATTTGAGATCCTTGAACAAAAAGTAAATTTTAGGTATGTGGATGAATGTAAAAACCATGGCTATGTGGTCCAACGAAGGGGTCCGAGGATAGATCCACTAAATCGAGGCTACCAAACACAATCCAGAGAGTAGTCATTGGACCGAGCTGACCTGGAAAGACTTGATAATGGTCGGCAGGTTCCAGTGAGCCCAAGCCTGGGCCCAGCCCACATCAGCATCGCTGGAATCTAGCTAAGCTTGGCCCATACGATCCTGTGAGGTCCTCCTTGGGAGGGCCCATTTAGAACTCTTTCAGCTTTGTCGGTCAAGGCAGGGCCCAAACtattcttattattatatttttaaaatattttccaagtaaaaataaaaagtttcttaacttaataaaagttaaaaagttttttgttatCTGAATTTGTTCAAATAGCAAGAGATATAGGAACCAGGTTTCGCCCtcgaaaaatatgaaaatttgtggaCCTTCAAGGAAAATTTCCGATTCAAGGCCAGCACAGGAATATTGCAGCGGCTGTGGTAGTACGAACCAGGCGAGCATTAATGGAACTCACTGTTGGTACGCAATCAACGTACCTCCTTGACTTGACACGAACAGTGCACTGGTTTGGCGCTGAGATTCGCACAAGGAAAATTACCAattctaaattatttttcttgtagcAAGAGTATGTTTTATTCTGGTGATTTcggaaaaaattatttttttgatctAATATAAAGCAAAAGAACTCGACCAATTTTACTGCACAAAGTTGACGTGAAgatagttttttgaaaaaaaattttactgCACATATGCCCAAGTAGAAAACGAAAGTTAAATACAACCTTAGCTTTGccaatttgaaaaatcaaataaaaaataaagcaaaataaagtGATTGGATTTACAATATAAGACAACATATCCAAAATCATGAGGCTCAATTGGAGAAGAAGACTAAGATTTCCAGATACCCACATGGAAAATGAATGAAATCTAACTAGAAACTAGAACTCTTGATATGTTTTCATTATTGGGGCGGATTTATATAGTTGCTAAGCATGCTTATTGCTGGTATATATGCTTGCAATGAGAAAGATGATCAATTTAGATGAGGAATTCATTAGAATTAACTGtttgttttgaaatgttttttcaGGACCCAAAACATGGAAGTTGGTGGTTGGAATTTGGTTCAGGATTGTTGGTTGGATACTGGCCTTCAGTGTTGTTCAGCCACCTGAGAGATCATGCAAACATGGTGCAATTTGGGGGGGAAATTGTTAACACTAGACCTTATGGAATTCACACAAACACTCAGATGGGAAGCGGCCGTTTTCCGCGGGAAGGGTTCGGAAAATCCAGTTATTTCCGGAATTTGCAGGTGGTGGATTGGGATAACAGTCTGATTCCACCAAACAACATAAGAATGGTAGCTGATCATCCCAACTGCTATGATATCCAAGGAGGGAGCAATAGGGTTTGGGGAAGTTATTTCTACTATGGGGGCCCAGGGAGAAATGTGAGATGCCCATGAAATGAATTTTTACCAtatatgatttcttcttcacaaaGGGCTCTTGGGTGGGTATCTTTGatctgatgatttttttttttttttttttgtacttcttgattttttttcctaacgGGTGATTGATTAATTTTGTACCACTTATGtaaagttgaagaaagaaatttaGTGAATATAAAATAGCTTGAGTCGTGCTTTCTATTTAtgatttggaattttgattcaagattGCAGACTCTTAATTCGTCCTCAAACTAATGAAATCCCAATTTCTGGTTTCAGTTTAATAATTTTGGAAACGAAATACCTCGTTTGTTTAAgagcttcaatttttttataaaatgaggatttcattctaaaatttcatgattctgAATATGTCGAAACCCCCTAAAAAAATGTCACAAGTTACCATCATGTAATTAGGACTGAAAATAAATAGGATTGTGGAGCAAAGGTTAGAGTTGAAGAAGGTTTTGGACACTTAATTCCCTCGCCCATTTTTTCTTGCCTCCGAGATTTATGATTAAGTTGGGACTTGGGTGAAAACGTTGCAACTGTTAACTAGAATATCACACATTCATCATTTTCAATCTAAAAGAATAACATCTATAAAAATTGAAGCGACGACCGAACTCTCGCCGATATAACACTTTAGTAATTTCCGTTGTTCCAAGCAATACAATATTATCATCCACCatggaaagatttttcttttccataattATTAGCCACCGAAAAATTGCAAGCAAATGATGGCTAGAAATGAGAAACTAGCAAAACGTTGAAAGAaagaactatttttttttctctgacaatgtcatccTCGTTTGTCATTTCTTGGTTCATCCATACATATTCCAAACATCTTCGGATatattttaactattttttaaaaggGTGGAGAAGACAGTagtaaaaacatgttttgtagTAATAATCATGAACAATGCTTTTTGACGTTTgcttaaaaagttttttaacatgaatttaagtgtgtttgatttttctcGTTGAATTCTAAATAATATCACTTGCTGCTAAACCTAGGCATTGGGCCGAGTACCCAATGGATACCCGATACTAGGCTCGATCGGGCTTAAAAAAACCAACCCAGGTCAGCCCAATGGTCCAGGCTGGCCCAGACCTGGTACTTGTGGAGCCaagccggcccgatgcccaggtctacTTCTTTTGGGGTTCAAATAACGCCGAGAGTGAAGCACAATCCAAACTCAACGCAACTTCCGCTAAAGATCATACGACCTTTTGCTTTCTATGGGCAGGCAGCTTGGAACTAAAGACTCTTGCTTAAAACTGCTGGATATAGAgtatcatgtattttttatcGAAATTTTGTTTACCTTTAAATTATGCTATCTGTTTGATTTCATGGAACTTTTGTTCCAAGCATTCAGAAGTTAACTGCCAAAAAATTTCTCCCGGCATTAAAATTCCGCCTAATTAAACAGATGGAACATTAATGTCGACACCGTAGTTCCAACTCCCAAACTCTTGGCACCAAAGTTCTGTGCATGTCTGTGTCTGAAATTTTCAGCCAAATTTAAACTGAAGTTTCATCTATATAGTAAGGTTCCATGAATTTAAACAGGCCCTAAGTAGCCACTtgaataaaagtttaaaaatgtactcaaataaaataaagaaagatattAATAATCATTATAAGTTCATTTTAAATATTACAAGATTTTGTAAAGTTATCAATGTGGTTCAGCTGTCGAACTGACAGAATGTTACTTCCCGGGTCCGATGGGTTTATTGGTGGTTTCCTTTTTGTGATCTAATGAACCATGGTTGTGTGAGACACGCGTCTAAAAAATGTTTCAACTATATACGAAATCACTGGCAATTTCAGGAATCAATAGAGTTTGCAATATTTTCTGATTTTGCGAATATGTTCTTGTGAGCATGATTCAATCTTCTCCAATTGGGCGCAAGGTGGACTTGTGAAGCGGTTCTTCAATTTGGCATAAGCATCAGCTGGCTTTTGTTCGCCAAAAGAACACTTACGCATTAAGCAGTTGGGTTGTTGAGTCAAGCccaagcttggccagctcgagctcggctccaACTCCACTCGAGCTCTTTATAGCAAAATCGATCTCGACTACAAAAAAACGAGCTTGAATTCAACTCGTTTAGCCATGTAACTTGTTTAacattaactcgtgtaactcaTTTAAATCGTGCAACTTGTCAAAccggttttgacaatattatatagagtatcGGTTTGCAAGTCGAGtcagtataaacgagtcgagttcctgaaactcgaaaTAGACTCATTTATtgtttcgagtatctttgtaagctcgaactcgactcatttataaacgaggcaagcacgagccgagttttttcgaggtagttcgagtcgagcccgagttgtcTAACTGCTATGCTAACTTCTTTGTAATTTCGCTCTATGATGCTGTCTAACTGCTTGATGTATAGCTACTTTTGATATGTTTTAATAAAAGGGTTGGGGGTCTTATCCTCATGCAGGTAACCTGATTGGGAATTAGTTTTCAGTTCTCAAGAGGTTCTCAGTTCTCAAGAATGATTACATGTTTAGGTCCTGAAAGACAAAAACACCATCATACTACAAAAGGGCATAACCACTAAATCTTAAATGattagacattgttgtaattagaggctagaaattttttatgagggtgacagaattaaagtttctaaattttgacaagaactaaaaatatcatttttcaaaatttttatataagacaaatgaaattttttaaaatttacatgtaattttttttttcccctggCAACGCCGCGATCGACACTTCCTTCGACACCAAGGAATCTCTCCAAGAAGAAAGCATCACTTTCTCTAGCTGCTTTTCTTTTAAGTGGTTGTGATACCGGCTTCCTACTTTTATTgtcaaagaagagaaaaattaaagcaTATTTGATGCAAAATCGATCGCGTATAAGTATCCAGTTTCATCAATTCATGacaccttatatatatattggtagaaaccagactGTCCAgaccctttattttttttactaaaaattattttaaataaaatgtaaacatcttaatatatttacaaaaaattattttgatataaaaagtGCTTTCattaaagttgttttttttttaaaatgtaaatttttttattataaaaagtTGTCGCTATGGGGCCATTCATTTTATcatattattaaaacaatatTAAAGTCTAATAAATGATCAACTTGTATATGTTTTGCACCAATCTATTTTTAAGACAATATCAGTAAAGCTAGattacaaaaaacacattttaaacatcaaaattaaagtGAGTAATTTTCGTCCCTGACGTAACCATCTATTTtgtaccaatatatatatatatatatatatatatatatatatttgtgtgtgttgTATATGCACGTTTAAATCTGACAGATGCAGAAATATTACCGAAGGATTACCGAATGATTAAAATTAAAAGTCTGACCCTAAAAGTTAATTGTTAGTTTATGGTGCATCAATTATTTACAGTGGTTTTGGCACCAGTTCTTGGTCCTTTCACTGGCAGGCTTTCCATGTTTATTCATATGAGGGCATCTGGCACTTTCGCATCAAACCTGCTGGAGAGTTCCTCCAAAAATTTATTCACCAACCACTAAAAAACTTCTGTAAAGAAGATGAAACCAAAACAATTGCTGCACAAAGTCAAAAGGGCTAAGCTAACTACAGCCTATAGCAATGGTAACATAGACAACGTCTGCAGAGTCGAGTTGACAAAAGAGATGTGGAAACGAATAAGAAATTGCAGTAAAATTGAGGAAGTCCTTATCCTCGACCCTCTACTCTCACCACTTCTTGTTAGACCTGATTTCTGTCCAGAGACAGAGAAATCAGAGATTTGCAGAGCTAAACACAGCATCTTCGTTTCAGCAAAAAGGAGAAGTAGATCTTCTACAAACTGTATTGGAGTATAGGTCTTCATGCCTGAAGCATCTTGCCCTCAACttcatatattatttatatatattatagccAAGGGATTTTGGCAGATTACTAAAGTTTTAGAAACTGCTGCTGAAAAACGACTAAAATAAGAATTTCACCAAATTTACCTCTCAAAAAATGgtattttataaatctaaaaCTGATGAAAGTATGATTTCATTCACGTTTTAGCAATTTATGTGATAAGAGCAGCTCAACTTATAGAACTATTTTCTTAAACATAATAACTTGATAAAGGAAGCGCAAAGGCAGCAACAATTATTTGGCAAAATCTTCATATTTAAGGTGCAGGGAGGAGGAGTTATTTTTATTTCGCAAAAGTATTACATTGTTACTAACCTGTGAATTTACCTTATATAAAATAAGGCAGATTCACTGTTTCATAAAATCAGTCTTATTTTTAATAAGAGAATTATGAGATATTAACAATGtattactattgccaaacaaccccaaaGTGGTACAGGTTTCAATTTTAAATGAGGCACCAAATAGTGATTCCATTCATGCCCTGTGGTGAAATTAAGAACAAGTTCAACGGTATCTCTTCATAGAGTAACACAAAGATGCCATGGATCCAAACATATgtttcaatatatacatattgctTGATACACaatattaaatgattgaaacttaTTATTCTTATTTATCACATTGCAAGAGTTTTACTATCCATTGGCCACTCAGCGAAGAGGGAAAAAGTTCAGTACATATCTAGTGCTTCACTGACGTTGTGTTTTCTATTGCAACAGTAGCAATTGCCATCATGAAAAGGTTATGCTAAATCaaacatgatcatgttcaaatattaactaaacaaaattttgttcgAACGAATAACATCTCGTATGACCCACAAAAGCTAATTTTCACAACGACAAATACAAGAACTTTCTCATGAAAATTGAGAATGATCGGAAATTTTCCCGTATCTTCCACACCATTCTTTATgtatcaaacaagaaaaacaaacgtCTAACATCTTTTCTCCTTATGAAGCCCCGGCCATGAAACACCTTCTCTGTTAAGAAAGTCCGACCAACCTTGGTCGTGGTGGGCCAAACCCcgaagaaaaaatggagaaaaagttCCTACCTCCCTCTATATAAAGAGAGACGACAGGAAAAGAAGTTGCAGGCAGGAGAGCGAAGGTGCTCTTTGTTACTTTTTTAATGCGTTAGTCATGGAATCCGTCCTCTTATCGCTTATTGTTATCTTCATCGCGGCCCCCATCTTTCGCTGGTCTTGTAAGTTCAGGAGAACCAGAGGAAACCAGGAGAACCATAGTGAGGGTGAGGTATCCTCTTCACCTCTCTTATCATCGGCATCATCGCTGAGGGAAGCAGGTGGCTTTGAGCATGATGTGTTTCTCAGCTTCAGGGGAGCAGACACTCGCAAGGGCTTCACCGGCCATCTCCATCAAGCACTGAAAGAGAAGGGCGTCATGACCTTCATCGATAGTGAGAAGCTGGAGAAGGGGCAGAAGGTGGAGGAGCTATTTGGGCACATCGAGAGATCCAAAATCTTTGTACCCATCTTCTCTAAGGGCTATGCCAATTCACAGTGGTGCTTGAAGGAGATTGCCAAGATGGTAGAGTGTAGGAGACTCATCATACCGGTGTTCTTCGATGTAAAGCCGAAAGACGTCCGTCATCAAACTGGGCCATTTAGCTCTGCATTCAAAAGTTACAGTAAGAAGGGAAAAGTGGAGAAGGAGGAGGTGAGCAAATGGGGCGATGCTTTGGGAGAAGCGGGAAAAATCGCCGGCTACAATTTAGCCGACACTGAAGGGTAAGTAGCACCGATTCCTCTCATTGTATCGCTAGCTTGAAAAGTAGTTCGTGTTCTGCGATAGGAGCAATTTCAAGGAAAATGGTCGAACCCCAGGAAAACTTCTTTTTCTGAATCTTTAGATGAGTAATTTAAGCAcatttcacctttttttttttaaatttcaagatGAAAACGAAACGTGTTATGTTACGTTTGATTTCCTATATATCTCGATTCGAGGGGATCTGAAATCTATAGATCCATATCAAACTGTGGTTTTCAAAACCATGCTATCGTGAAAAGAAGtatgaatttgagattcaatTGAGATTCCCCGTGATTTGAAGACCGCAATCGAACGGTCCATATTTTTGCACGATGACTCTCACCATCCGAGTCACAAAGCTGTCACTTggatggtttaaaaaaaataaaaaatgaaccaatACTAATAGATGAAAAATGGTCATCTCTGTTAACTATCTAACATATGGAAATAGCAGTTTTAACAATGATTTATGTTCTTTTAAATGACTATGCTTTTAAATTTGATCCATCTGATATATATAGTGAGAAGAGGCTGATAAGAAGTAACAAATATGGGAATATGTCGTTTGAATGTGATTATAATTTTCTTCTGACCTTCTTGGCAGACATGAGGCAAAGCTCATCCAACTCATTGTGACGAGGGTTTTAACTGAAGTAAATAGGACTCCCCTGTTTATAGCCAGACATCCAGTAGGACTTAATTCTCGCATTGCAGATCTGATGGAAGTGCTAGATATCGAAGCCCAAGACGATGTCAGAATGGTTGGTATACGCGGAATGGGTGGCATCGGCAAGACAACTCTTGCGAAGGCTGTCTACAACCAAATCTCTTCTTGTTTCGATGCTTGCAGTTTCCTTTCTAACGTCAGAGAAGCAGCAGAACAATCCTCGGGACTCATTTCCCTCCAAAAACAGCTGCTTCATGATGTTTTCAATGATGAAAATGTGAAAGTAAGCGACACCAGTGATGGAATTGGCATTATTAAGCAACGAATTTGGAGCAAGAAAGTTCTGCTGGTACTTGACGACGTAAGTGATGAATCACAACTCAAAGCATTGGCTTGCGAACGAGATTGGTTTTGCGCGGGGTCAAGAATCATCGTAACTACGAGAGATAAACGGGTGTTAAGAGCACCaagaatgaaacaaaatgaagtGTATGAGCTTAAGGTGCTAGATGCTACCCAATCGCTTCAGCTTTTTTGTTGGCATGCATTTGGGAAAGAAGAGGCAGATGAGAAATTTGAAGAGCTTTCAAAGGGAGTTGCATCTACTGCTGCAGGGCTGCCATTAGCACTAGAAATATTTGGATCACATTTCTTTGATCTGAAAACAGCTAAACAATGGAGAGTTATGTTAGAAAGGTTGAAGGAAGATCAAGATAAAGATATTCATGAGAGGCTGAAGATAAGTTATGATGCActtgaagaaaaagtaaaaaaagtttttttggacATAGCGTGTTTTTTTGTTGGGGAAAGAACAAAGCTTCCTACTCTCATGTGGGAAGCTTGTAGGTTCTACCCGGACATAACAATCAAAGTCTTAATGCATAAGTCTCTGGTCAGTATAAACGATGAAACTAATGAGTTTGAAATGCACGACCATGTTCGAGATATGGGAAGAAAAATTGTGGAAGACGAGAGGCTTTCGAATCCAGGGATGTGCAGCAGCAGGTTGTGGAAGGATGATGAGACACTAGATGTACTTCAAAGCAAGAGAGTAAGAATCTATCTcttcaattattattattattataattgttgttgttgttgtttttattgtttttagcAGTGTCACCATTAGCTTTGTTATGATTTAGCTGTCAGTTTGGTCTGAAAATAAAACTGGTCGGCCCATTAAACCAGGGTAACTGCCATCTTCATACTTCCCTCTATAATGGAAACTGATGAACTTAGATattcaatcaaatttgaattgcagggaacaaaaaatattgaagccATCAGACTACAAAAATAcgatgattttcttttccttgctaTGCCTGATCTTACAAGTGCATTAGGG
This window of the Nymphaea colorata isolate Beijing-Zhang1983 chromosome 2, ASM883128v2, whole genome shotgun sequence genome carries:
- the LOC116247227 gene encoding disease resistance protein RUN1-like isoform X3, which gives rise to MESVLLSLIVIFIAAPIFRWSCKFRRTRGNQENHSEGEVSSSPLLSSASSLREAGGFEHDVFLSFRGADTRKGFTGHLHQALKEKGVMTFIDSEKLEKGQKVEELFGHIERSKIFVPIFSKGYANSQWCLKEIAKMVECRRLIIPVFFDVKPKDVRHQTGPFSSAFKSYSKKGKVEKEEVSKWGDALGEAGKIAGYNLADTEGHEAKLIQLIVTRVLTEVNRTPLFIARHPVGLNSRIADLMEVLDIEAQDDVRMVGIRGMGGIGKTTLAKAVYNQISSCFDACSFLSNVREAAEQSSGLISLQKQLLHDVFNDENVKVSDTSDGIGIIKQRIWSKKVLLVLDDVSDESQLKALACERDWFCAGSRIIVTTRDKRVLRAPRMKQNEVYELKVLDATQSLQLFCWHAFGKEEADEKFEELSKGVASTAAGLPLALEIFGSHFFDLKTAKQWRVMLERLKEDQDKDIHERLKISYDALEEKVKKVFLDIACFFVGERTKLPTLMWEACRFYPDITIKVLMHKSLVSINDETNEFEMHDHVRDMGRKIVEDERLSNPGMCSSRLWKDDETLDVLQSKRGTKNIEAIRLQKYDDFLFLAMPDLTSALGLLDDMESSMESICPETGNVEDICPQQCEDLSLPMLDPASALGHLRTECFEAMSQLRLLHLGNVTFEGGYEHFPRTLRWLIWSPRDLESLPETLHLENIVVLDLSWSYITQLWGQQAPRGIKVFNKLKVLNLSECRSLTMCPDFRSMPHLEELDFEYCIKMSELHPSIGHLKSLGLLDLSHCESLRELPEAIGCLKILTNLFLSHCESLMELPQEICRLTSLETLDLENCNKISTLPSHLGDLKSLRKLYLNNTSITTLPESMGQMKQLNLLSLENCDSLKEVPECICSLLNLEELYAQGCSSLASFLNSLGNLRRLRKLDLSDTDIEELSDSIVLLEKLELLSVSRCRRLKFLPASASVGSMLLKSDGVSSASGDIANFRQSSVGDPSNRQDYSLLQFPSSLTELYATGCYELEMVADVSNAERLRELNLSGCQKLVDVPGVERLKWLNSLKLGGCRSISDSLRKRVEMHHGFSLSAFFPSGSRVAACT
- the LOC116247228 gene encoding uncharacterized protein LOC116247228; amino-acid sequence: MDSSSLRISPTSFTVSLIYLLLLVCTFPASSSSSSLSPDSGARNRTLDAGSELRKIRRIRAHLRRINKPAVKTIQSPDGDLIDCVISHLQPAFDHPKLRGGRPLDPPERPKGHSTSPANQTESFQSWSMNGEFCPEGTVPIRRVSEADVLRASSAARFGMKARSPALRVVRRDTTSSNHEHAVGYVSGQQFFGAKAGLNVWSPEVNNPNEFSLSQMWVISGAFGEDLNTIEAGWQVSPELYGDSHPRFFTYWTTDAYQTTGCYNLLCSGFIQTNNRIAIGAAISPLSIYAGRQFDISLTVWKDPKHGSWWLEFGSGLLVGYWPSVLFSHLRDHANMVQFGGEIVNTRPYGIHTNTQMGSGRFPREGFGKSSYFRNLQVVDWDNSLIPPNNIRMVADHPNCYDIQGGSNRVWGSYFYYGGPGRNVRCP
- the LOC116247227 gene encoding disease resistance protein Roq1-like isoform X2 → MESVLLSLIVIFIAAPIFRWSCKFRRTRGNQENHSEGEVSSSPLLSSASSLREAGGFEHDVFLSFRGADTRKGFTGHLHQALKEKGVMTFIDSEKLEKGQKVEELFGHIERSKIFVPIFSKGYANSQWCLKEIAKMVECRRLIIPVFFDVKPKDVRHQTGPFSSAFKSYSKKGKVEKEEVSKWGDALGEAGKIAGYNLADTEGHEAKLIQLIVTRVLTEVNRTPLFIARHPVGLNSRIADLMEVLDIEAQDDVRMVGIRGMGGIGKTTLAKAVYNQISSCFDACSFLSNVREAAEQSSGLISLQKQLLHDVFNDENVKVSDTSDGIGIIKQRIWSKKVLLVLDDVSDESQLKALACERDWFCAGSRIIVTTRDKRVLRAPRMKQNEVYELKVLDATQSLQLFCWHAFGKEEADEKFEELSKGVASTAAGLPLALEIFGSHFFDLKTAKQWRVMLERLKEDQDKDIHERLKISYDALEEKVKKVFLDIACFFVGERTKLPTLMWEACRFYPDITIKVLMHKSLVSINDETNEFEMHDHVRDMGRKIVEDERLSNPGMCSSRLWKDDETLDVLQSKRGTKNIEAIRLQKYDDFLFLAMPDLTSALGLLDDMESSMESICPETGNVEDICPQQCEDLSLPMLDPASALGHLRTECFEAMSQLRLLHLGNVTFEGGYEHFPRTLRWLIWSPRDLESLPETLHLENIVVLDLSWSYITQLWGQQAPRGIKMKQLNLLSLENCDSLKEVPECICSLLNLEELYAQGCSSLASFLNSLGNLRRLRKLDLSDTDIEELSDSIVLLEKLELLSVSRCRRLKFLPASASVGSMLLKSDGVSSASGDIANFRQSSVGDPSNRQDYSLLQFPSSLTELYATGCYELEMVADVSNAERLRELNLSGCQKLVDVPGVERLKWLNSLKLGGCRSISDSLRKRVEDANFERLTDFSISGILNAAESSDAPRLLAFSFLPKWFKSGSLYLKLGETGLDSVLGSIVIGRFTTADGYELLFEASFQAKVWRRFDISGGVPIVKLGEYGKMMRNGGGFVGNDGLSRSMMVMHVVIDGCLLLGGYLRSTTSDDACGDIAFDPCDITSIAHIRENFGGPLHYYEGPATVLCIDFS